ATAAAAGTATTAACGACATTGTTCAAGCCGGATTCCCTCGAGAAATAGTACAAAAAATTATCCATTTAGTGAATAAAAACGAATATAAGCGCCAGCAGTCAGCGCCTGGTCCACGTATTACGCCGCGTGCTTTTGGCCAAGAGCGGCGCTATCCCATTACTTCGGCGTTCTCTAAACAGTTAAAGAAAAAAATTTAATTCGCGTATTCAGATCATTACTCCATAAAAGGAGTAATTTTCAGCTATGAAAGCAGCTTCTAAGGATTTATGAACAAAGATACCAGCAAGACCATCTGAGTTATTAAGAATGTCATCATGAATTTTAATAACTTCTTCAGTAGTTAGCGTTTTTATTAGAAACGCTATAATTTAGTGCTTATCAACTAAGTCCATCACTTCAGTTTCAGATAAATCCGTTAAGTCTTGTATATATTGAATCGATCGACCTTCAGCGATAAGCTTTTTAGCAATATTAATTGCTTTACAATACTCTCCTTCTTGCCGGCCTTCGTACAGACCTTGCTGCCGACCTTCTTGCCGACCTTGCTGTTTTTAACTGCTGTGCTGCGTTCATAATCTCTTCCTCATAGTCTTCGATGGTTTTAAGCTTCTCAATCACCTGGTTCACATTGGCGGTCTCACCTTTGACTAACATATAATATACCAATTGATTGAACAAATCATGATCAGGCTTTACCTGTTTAATCAGCTTTATAATATGATCGGCGATATCCTCTAGATCTCTTGTAAAAATATGTTTTTGAACAATTTCTAAGAAAGCAAGCTGTTTGTGTCGATAGATCTCCTCATCCGGCAGTACATTGAGATCGACAAGCAGGGTCATCGAAGAAATGTGCTTTTGCAAAGGGCGTGTCCTCAACGCAATCGATGAG
The DNA window shown above is from Rickettsiella grylli and carries:
- a CDS encoding Rpn family recombination-promoting nuclease/putative transposase; the protein is MQKHISSMTLLVDLNVLPDEEIYRHKQLAFLEIVQKHIFTRDLEDIADHIIKLIKQVKPDHDLFNQLVYYMLVKGETANVNQVIEKLKTIEDYEEEIMNAAQQLKTARSARRSAARSVRRPARRRVL